One genomic region from Ornithinimicrobium flavum encodes:
- a CDS encoding tetratricopeptide repeat protein, producing the protein MGDLENIIGLPDDADLDDHARYDRATFAFETKDYARAAGLLEPLVRSAPGNAEISLLLARSYYHAARLGPAEQLLLEMVERWPTDAYAHLLLARTLQRAGRAEEGARHLKMAEAMGLDG; encoded by the coding sequence ATGGGCGACCTCGAGAACATCATCGGGCTGCCGGACGACGCGGACCTCGACGACCACGCCCGCTACGACCGGGCCACCTTCGCCTTCGAGACCAAGGACTACGCACGGGCGGCGGGCCTGCTCGAGCCCCTCGTGCGGTCCGCGCCCGGCAACGCCGAGATCTCCCTCCTGCTCGCGCGCAGCTACTACCACGCCGCCCGGCTCGGACCCGCCGAGCAGCTGCTCCTCGAGATGGTCGAGCGCTGGCCGACCGACGCCTACGCCCACCTGTTGCTCGCCCGCACCCTGCAGCGGGCGGGCCGTGCGGAGGAGGGTGCGCGTCACCTCAAGATGGCCGAGGCCATGGGCCTGGACGGCTGA
- a CDS encoding dolichyl-phosphate-mannose--protein mannosyltransferase produces MESLRARLLGPPPAALARQRRVALLGILLVTAIGGALRFWRLGHPSRLVFDETYYVKQAWSLVRYGHEREIREGLEDPDALFNAGTPDVWGGEPDLVVHPPVGKWMIALGELVMGPEDPVGWRLSSAVIGTLSIALLGWCAWLIWKNALLAVTASALLALDGHHFAQSRIGLLDIFVMWWVLVAFLLLLLDREDGRRRLARRLDPRRLRSGPWLGVRWWRLAAGVALGLAIGTKWSGLYFLAVFGLMTVWWDLGARRAAGVQRWFTSTVTRDGIPAFLLMVPTAVVTYVLTWTGWFLTDGGWKRQWAADHPATGLARMVPDPLRSLWAYHEEQLSFHVGLQNEHAWSSNPWSWTVQWRPTLFYADWPDRGEKGCEAARCVEYIASLGNMVVWWTATVGLLVVAFLWLARRDWRAGAALSGVIAGWLPWFLYQTRTIYSFYAVAFVPWLVLVVIACLALVLGPADASRRRRGWGAAVVVAYVALAAAWFAWYWPVHTAITIPRADWELRMWFDFWN; encoded by the coding sequence ATGGAGTCTCTGCGGGCGCGTCTGCTCGGACCGCCGCCCGCAGCGCTCGCCCGCCAGCGCCGCGTGGCGCTGCTGGGAATCCTCCTGGTCACCGCGATCGGTGGGGCCCTGCGCTTCTGGCGCCTGGGCCACCCCTCCCGCCTGGTCTTCGACGAGACCTACTACGTCAAGCAGGCCTGGTCGCTGGTGAGGTACGGCCACGAACGGGAGATCCGGGAGGGGCTGGAGGACCCGGACGCGCTGTTCAACGCCGGGACGCCGGACGTGTGGGGCGGCGAGCCGGACCTCGTGGTGCACCCCCCGGTCGGCAAGTGGATGATCGCGCTGGGCGAGTTGGTCATGGGGCCCGAGGACCCGGTCGGCTGGCGCCTGTCCTCCGCCGTGATCGGCACCCTGTCCATCGCGCTGCTGGGCTGGTGCGCGTGGCTGATCTGGAAGAACGCCCTCCTGGCCGTCACCGCCTCCGCCCTGCTCGCCCTCGACGGGCACCACTTCGCCCAGTCGCGGATCGGGCTGCTGGACATCTTCGTCATGTGGTGGGTGCTGGTGGCCTTCCTGCTCCTGCTGCTGGACCGGGAGGACGGTCGGCGTCGCCTCGCGCGGCGCCTCGACCCCCGGCGGCTCCGGTCGGGCCCGTGGCTCGGGGTCCGGTGGTGGCGGCTGGCCGCCGGCGTGGCGCTCGGGCTGGCGATCGGCACCAAGTGGTCCGGGCTCTACTTCCTGGCCGTCTTCGGCCTGATGACCGTGTGGTGGGACCTGGGTGCCCGGCGGGCCGCAGGGGTGCAGCGCTGGTTCACCAGCACGGTGACCCGGGACGGCATACCCGCCTTCCTGCTCATGGTCCCCACCGCCGTGGTGACCTACGTGCTGACCTGGACCGGGTGGTTCCTCACCGACGGGGGGTGGAAGCGGCAGTGGGCCGCCGACCATCCCGCGACGGGGCTGGCCCGGATGGTCCCGGACCCCCTGCGGTCCCTGTGGGCCTACCACGAGGAGCAGCTCAGCTTCCACGTCGGGCTGCAGAACGAGCACGCGTGGAGCTCCAACCCGTGGAGCTGGACGGTGCAGTGGCGACCGACCCTCTTCTACGCGGACTGGCCCGACCGGGGGGAGAAGGGGTGCGAGGCCGCCCGGTGCGTCGAGTACATCGCCTCCCTCGGCAACATGGTGGTCTGGTGGACCGCGACCGTGGGGCTGCTCGTCGTGGCCTTCCTGTGGCTCGCGCGCCGCGACTGGCGCGCCGGTGCCGCCCTCTCCGGGGTGATCGCGGGATGGCTGCCGTGGTTCCTCTACCAGACCCGGACGATCTACAGCTTCTACGCCGTGGCCTTCGTGCCGTGGCTGGTCCTGGTGGTGATCGCCTGCCTGGCGCTCGTGCTCGGCCCGGCCGACGCCTCCCGCCGGCGACGGGGCTGGGGGGCGGCGGTGGTGGTCGCGTATGTGGCGCTGGCTGCCGCGTGGTTCGCGTGGTACTGGCCGGTCCACACCGCGATCACCATCCCCCGCGCGGACTGGGAGCTGCGGATGTGGTTCGACTTCTGGAACTGA
- a CDS encoding succinate dehydrogenase cytochrome b subunit: MALTTAPARETRQGLPSILLKTVMAVTGLFFVLYLLLHMYGNLQILIGREAFDDYAHHLRVIGEGMIPENGVLWIARILLLASLVGHVWSAILLWRRAGKARQHRYVGSKRATYGSVYARAMRWGGLAILLFVIFHILHFTTQTITVAGEHASPAERVISSFQVWWAVLIYVAAMIAVGMHLLHGVWGACMTLGLNTSLKRAEQIRFISILVATVIVVGFLIPPFAILFGFVS; the protein is encoded by the coding sequence GTGGCCCTTACAACCGCTCCCGCGCGCGAGACCCGGCAGGGTCTGCCCAGCATCCTGCTGAAGACCGTCATGGCCGTGACCGGCTTGTTCTTCGTGCTCTACCTGCTGCTGCACATGTACGGCAACCTGCAGATCCTCATCGGGCGCGAGGCGTTCGACGACTACGCGCACCACCTGCGCGTCATCGGGGAGGGGATGATCCCGGAGAACGGCGTGCTCTGGATCGCCCGGATCCTCCTGCTCGCCTCCCTCGTCGGCCACGTCTGGTCGGCGATCCTGCTGTGGCGCCGGGCCGGGAAGGCCCGCCAGCACCGGTACGTCGGCAGCAAGCGGGCCACCTACGGGTCGGTCTACGCCCGGGCGATGCGCTGGGGCGGCCTGGCCATCCTGCTGTTCGTGATCTTCCACATCCTGCACTTCACGACGCAGACGATCACCGTCGCCGGCGAGCACGCCAGCCCGGCCGAGCGCGTGATCAGCAGCTTCCAGGTGTGGTGGGCGGTGCTCATCTACGTGGCGGCGATGATCGCCGTCGGGATGCACCTGCTGCACGGGGTCTGGGGGGCCTGCATGACCCTGGGTCTCAACACCTCGCTCAAGCGTGCCGAGCAGATCCGCTTCATCTCGATCCTGGTGGCCACGGTGATCGTCGTCGGCTTCCTGATCCCGCCCTTCGCCATCCTGTTCGGCTTCGTGAGCTAA
- a CDS encoding fumarate reductase/succinate dehydrogenase flavoprotein subunit has product MTDTLIEGLYREGEPIADTKAPPGDISQKWTTRQFEAALVNPANRRKLSVIIVGTGLAGAAAGATLGEAGYQVKSFCYQDSPRRAHSIAAQGGINAAKNYKGDGDSIHRLFYDTVKGGDYRSRETNVYRLAEVSADIIDQCVAQGVPFAREYGGLLDNRSFGGVQVSRTFYARGQTGQQLLIGAYQALERQIAAGTVQMFARHEMLELIVVDGKARGIIARDLVTGEIETHLADVVVLASGGYGNVFFLSTNAMGSNVTATWRAHRKGAYFGNPCYTQIHPTCIPQSGEQQSKLTLMSESLRNDGRIWVPKRAEDCEKDPREIPEEDRDYYLERIYPGFGNLVPRDIASRQAKNMCDEGRGVGPEVDGSRRGVYLDFADAIGRLGEDAVRAKYGNLFDMYERITGENPYQVPMRIYPAVHYTMGGLWVDYDLQSTIPGLFVTGEANFSDHGANRLGASALMQGLADGYFVLPNTIRDYLAAGPFERIDEDHPAVAEARESVQGRIQHLLGTNGTRSVDSYHKELGKIMWEKCGMERTDAGLREAIEQIRALRADFWANVRVLGTPEGLNQALERAGRVADFLELGELMCIDALHRRESCGGHFRAESQTEDGEALRHDDEFAYVAAWEWGGDGGAPVLHKEDLVYEFIELKQRSYK; this is encoded by the coding sequence ATGACTGACACCCTGATCGAAGGCCTCTACCGCGAGGGCGAGCCGATCGCCGACACCAAGGCGCCCCCCGGCGACATCTCCCAGAAGTGGACGACCCGGCAGTTCGAGGCCGCCCTGGTCAACCCCGCCAATCGCCGTAAGCTCTCGGTGATCATCGTGGGCACCGGCCTGGCCGGGGCCGCGGCCGGAGCCACCCTGGGCGAGGCCGGCTACCAGGTCAAGAGTTTCTGCTACCAGGACAGCCCCCGGCGGGCGCACTCGATCGCCGCCCAGGGCGGCATCAACGCCGCCAAGAACTACAAGGGCGACGGCGACTCCATCCACCGGCTCTTCTACGACACGGTCAAGGGCGGCGACTACCGCTCGCGCGAGACCAACGTCTACCGCCTCGCCGAGGTCAGCGCCGACATCATCGACCAGTGCGTCGCCCAGGGCGTCCCCTTCGCCCGCGAGTACGGCGGTCTGCTGGACAACCGCTCCTTCGGCGGCGTCCAGGTCTCCCGCACCTTCTACGCCCGCGGCCAGACCGGTCAGCAGCTGCTCATCGGCGCCTACCAGGCGCTGGAGCGGCAGATCGCCGCCGGCACCGTCCAGATGTTCGCCCGGCACGAGATGCTCGAGCTCATCGTCGTCGACGGCAAGGCGCGCGGCATCATCGCCCGCGACCTGGTCACCGGGGAGATCGAGACCCACCTGGCGGACGTGGTCGTGCTGGCCTCCGGCGGCTACGGCAACGTCTTCTTCCTCTCGACCAACGCGATGGGCAGCAACGTCACGGCCACCTGGCGCGCCCACCGCAAGGGTGCCTACTTCGGCAACCCGTGCTACACCCAGATCCACCCCACCTGCATCCCCCAGTCCGGGGAGCAGCAGTCCAAGCTCACGCTCATGAGCGAGTCCCTGCGCAACGACGGCCGCATCTGGGTGCCGAAGAGGGCCGAGGACTGCGAGAAGGACCCGCGGGAGATCCCCGAGGAGGACCGCGACTACTACCTCGAGCGGATCTACCCGGGCTTCGGCAACCTCGTGCCCCGCGACATCGCCTCCCGGCAGGCCAAGAACATGTGCGACGAGGGACGGGGCGTCGGCCCCGAGGTCGACGGGTCCCGGCGCGGCGTCTATCTCGACTTCGCCGACGCGATCGGGCGGCTGGGCGAGGACGCCGTCCGGGCCAAGTACGGCAACCTCTTCGACATGTACGAGCGGATCACGGGGGAGAACCCGTACCAGGTGCCGATGCGCATCTACCCCGCCGTCCACTACACGATGGGCGGGCTGTGGGTCGACTACGACCTCCAGTCGACCATCCCCGGTCTGTTCGTCACCGGCGAGGCCAACTTCTCCGACCACGGCGCCAACCGGCTGGGCGCCTCCGCGCTCATGCAGGGCCTGGCCGACGGCTACTTCGTCCTGCCGAACACCATCCGCGACTACCTTGCCGCGGGTCCGTTCGAGCGGATCGACGAGGACCACCCGGCGGTGGCCGAGGCCCGTGAGTCCGTCCAGGGCCGCATCCAGCACCTGCTGGGCACCAACGGCACCCGGTCGGTCGACTCCTACCACAAGGAGCTCGGCAAGATCATGTGGGAGAAGTGCGGCATGGAGCGCACCGACGCCGGGCTGCGCGAGGCGATCGAGCAGATCCGGGCCCTGCGCGCCGACTTCTGGGCCAACGTCCGGGTGCTCGGCACGCCGGAGGGCCTGAACCAGGCGCTGGAGCGGGCCGGCCGCGTCGCCGACTTCCTGGAGCTCGGCGAGCTGATGTGCATCGACGCGCTGCACCGGCGGGAGTCGTGCGGCGGTCACTTCCGCGCGGAATCCCAGACCGAGGACGGCGAGGCGCTGCGACACGACGACGAGTTCGCCTACGTCGCGGCGTGGGAGTGGGGCGGGGACGGCGGAGCGCCGGTCCTGCACAAGGAGGACCTCGTCTACGAATTCATCGAGCTCAAGCAGAGGAGCTACAAGTGA
- a CDS encoding succinate dehydrogenase/fumarate reductase iron-sulfur subunit, whose product MRLALKIWRQDGPSDTGRMARYDIDGVSEDSSFLEMLDLLNEQLTERGEEPVAFDSDCREGICGTCGVVINGEAHGPERTTTCQLHMRSFKDGDEIVIEPWRADPFPVIKDLVVDRSAFDRIIQAGGFISANTGSAPDAHATPVPKEHADRAFMAAECIGCGACVAACPNASGMLFMGAKITHLGELPQGQPEREARVVSMTAQHDHEGFGGCTNLGECTRACPKGIPLNVISQMNADFRHAGYGRR is encoded by the coding sequence GTGAGGCTCGCGCTCAAGATCTGGCGTCAGGACGGCCCGAGCGACACGGGCCGGATGGCGCGCTACGACATCGACGGGGTGTCGGAGGACAGCTCGTTCCTGGAGATGCTCGACCTGCTCAACGAGCAGCTCACCGAGCGCGGCGAGGAGCCGGTCGCCTTCGACTCCGACTGCCGCGAGGGCATCTGCGGCACCTGCGGCGTCGTCATCAACGGCGAGGCGCACGGCCCGGAGCGCACGACGACCTGCCAGCTGCACATGCGCTCCTTCAAGGACGGTGACGAGATCGTCATCGAGCCCTGGCGGGCCGACCCCTTCCCCGTCATCAAGGACCTGGTCGTCGACCGCAGCGCCTTCGACCGGATCATCCAGGCCGGCGGCTTCATCTCGGCCAACACCGGGTCGGCGCCGGACGCGCACGCCACGCCGGTGCCCAAGGAGCACGCGGACCGGGCGTTCATGGCCGCCGAGTGCATCGGCTGCGGCGCGTGCGTGGCCGCCTGCCCGAACGCCTCCGGGATGCTCTTCATGGGCGCCAAGATCACCCACCTGGGTGAGCTGCCCCAGGGCCAGCCCGAGCGCGAGGCCCGCGTCGTGTCGATGACGGCCCAGCACGACCACGAGGGCTTCGGCGGCTGCACCAACCTCGGTGAGTGCACCCGCGCCTGCCCGAAGGGCATCCCGCTCAACGTCATCTCCCAGATGAACGCCGACTTCCGGCACGCCGGCTACGGTCGTCGCTGA
- a CDS encoding DUF4126 domain-containing protein, producing MLAALTGAGLSAAAGLNAYIPFLLVALIARFTDVITLPHQYAWIESWWAIGIAAVLLLSELVLDKIALVDHINDAVGTFVRPATGGLIFAATTAAEDFEQGSSFMADNPWVGVVLGIITAGIVHTGKAVSRPVVNTTTGGLGTPVVSAAEDGMAITLSLVAIFLPVLVIFLILLLVWGLFALWRRGRSRRARRDRAMADAGYE from the coding sequence ATGCTCGCTGCCCTCACCGGAGCCGGTCTGTCCGCGGCCGCGGGGTTGAACGCCTACATCCCGTTCCTCCTGGTCGCACTCATCGCGCGCTTCACCGACGTCATCACCCTCCCGCACCAGTACGCCTGGATCGAGTCGTGGTGGGCGATCGGCATCGCGGCCGTCCTGCTCCTGTCCGAGCTCGTGCTGGACAAGATCGCCCTCGTCGACCACATCAACGACGCCGTCGGCACCTTCGTCCGGCCGGCCACGGGTGGCCTGATCTTCGCGGCGACCACGGCGGCCGAGGACTTCGAGCAGGGGTCGAGCTTCATGGCCGACAACCCGTGGGTGGGCGTGGTGCTCGGCATCATCACCGCGGGGATCGTGCACACGGGCAAGGCCGTCAGCCGCCCCGTCGTCAACACCACGACCGGCGGCCTCGGCACCCCCGTCGTGTCGGCGGCCGAGGACGGGATGGCGATCACCCTCTCGCTCGTGGCCATCTTCCTGCCCGTGCTCGTGATCTTCCTGATCCTGCTGCTGGTCTGGGGCCTGTTCGCCCTCTGGCGGCGCGGCCGCTCGCGTCGGGCCCGCCGCGACCGGGCGATGGCCGACGCCGGCTACGAGTGA
- a CDS encoding SigE family RNA polymerase sigma factor, whose protein sequence is MRSENDAAYVEFVDASRSTLLAYAWLLTADGHAAEELVQETLVRVYVRWRRLRSGQPLAYARRILSNLHTDRWRSGRREVLRGEVPETAYSSDPVTTDLVRALQQLSPRERECVVLRHYLDQSEKDTAATLRISVGAVKSYTAKGLARLRPLLSATIEEERHV, encoded by the coding sequence GTGCGCAGCGAGAACGACGCCGCCTACGTCGAGTTCGTCGACGCGTCACGGTCGACGCTGCTGGCCTACGCCTGGCTGCTCACCGCCGACGGCCACGCCGCGGAGGAGCTGGTCCAGGAGACCCTCGTCCGGGTCTACGTGCGCTGGCGACGGCTGCGCAGCGGGCAGCCGCTCGCGTACGCCAGGAGGATCCTGTCCAACCTGCACACCGACCGGTGGCGGTCCGGCCGGCGGGAGGTGCTGCGGGGCGAGGTGCCGGAGACGGCGTACAGCTCCGACCCGGTCACCACCGACCTGGTGCGGGCGCTGCAGCAGCTCTCTCCCCGCGAGCGCGAGTGCGTCGTCCTGCGCCACTACCTGGACCAGTCCGAGAAGGACACCGCGGCCACCCTGCGGATCAGCGTGGGGGCCGTCAAGAGCTACACCGCCAAGGGACTCGCGCGGCTGCGGCCGCTGCTGAGCGCCACGATCGAGGAGGAGCGCCATGTCTGA
- a CDS encoding DUF3037 domain-containing protein — MSAITSVDYQYVVLRLVPRVEREEFINVGVVLYSQEADFLRGAVALDDARALALDPGLDLEAVRSALDQVCRVAAGEHSPSTPRLDRLGPRFGWLSAPRSTIVQPGPVHGGTTRDPGATLEHLVQVLVRRTI, encoded by the coding sequence ATGAGCGCGATCACGAGCGTCGACTACCAGTACGTCGTCCTGCGCCTGGTCCCCCGCGTGGAGCGCGAGGAGTTCATCAACGTCGGCGTCGTGCTCTACAGCCAGGAGGCCGACTTCCTGCGCGGCGCCGTCGCGCTGGACGACGCCCGGGCACTCGCCCTCGACCCCGGGCTGGACCTGGAGGCGGTGCGCTCCGCGCTGGACCAGGTATGCCGTGTCGCCGCGGGCGAGCACTCGCCGAGCACCCCCCGCCTGGACCGGCTCGGGCCGCGCTTCGGCTGGCTCAGCGCCCCCCGGAGCACGATCGTCCAGCCCGGGCCGGTGCACGGCGGGACGACCAGGGACCCGGGGGCGACGCTCGAGCACCTCGTGCAGGTGCTCGTGCGCCGCACCATCTGA
- a CDS encoding HipA family kinase gives MLDHVTAVRYVTPLREGGSMPGVVEGADLGTYVVKFRGAGQGLKVLVAEVVVGELVRRLGLPVPRLVTIDLPSAMARYEADQEVQDLLNASPGTNLGVDLLPGALGYDGSRPPDADLASRVLWLDAFTANVDRTWSNPNLLTWHRQTWLIDHGAALYFHHSWPSRPPDPQRFAEQPFRVGADDHVLGAVATDLPGAHAALAPLVTPSLVADVVDQVPEEWLETTEHLPDTAAVRSAYRDHLLARVLTPQVWLPGGAA, from the coding sequence GTGCTCGACCACGTCACCGCCGTCCGCTACGTCACGCCGCTGCGCGAGGGCGGGTCGATGCCGGGCGTGGTCGAGGGGGCGGACCTGGGGACCTACGTCGTGAAGTTCCGCGGGGCCGGGCAGGGGCTCAAGGTGCTCGTCGCCGAGGTGGTGGTCGGTGAGCTCGTCCGCCGCCTGGGGCTGCCGGTGCCCCGGCTGGTGACGATCGACCTTCCGTCCGCGATGGCGCGCTACGAGGCCGACCAGGAGGTGCAGGACCTGCTCAACGCCTCGCCCGGCACCAACCTCGGCGTCGACCTGCTGCCGGGCGCGCTCGGGTACGACGGCTCCCGTCCTCCGGACGCCGATCTCGCCTCCCGGGTGCTCTGGCTCGACGCCTTCACCGCGAACGTCGACCGCACCTGGTCCAACCCCAACCTGCTCACCTGGCACCGGCAGACCTGGCTCATCGACCACGGCGCGGCTCTCTACTTCCACCACTCGTGGCCCAGCCGCCCGCCGGACCCGCAGCGGTTCGCGGAGCAGCCGTTCCGGGTCGGCGCCGACGACCACGTCCTCGGGGCGGTCGCCACCGACCTGCCGGGGGCGCACGCCGCGCTGGCGCCGCTGGTCACCCCCTCGCTCGTCGCGGACGTGGTCGACCAGGTGCCGGAGGAGTGGCTGGAGACGACGGAGCACCTGCCCGACACCGCTGCGGTGCGGTCGGCCTACCGCGACCATCTCCTCGCGCGGGTGCTCACCCCGCAGGTGTGGCTCCCAGGAGGTGCGGCATGA
- a CDS encoding enoyl-ACP reductase, which translates to MASRSHVVVSTVGPYQRHGLPLVEACARAGTDYADLTGEVLFVREAIDRAHDQARATGARIVVSCGFDSVPSDLAVHLLHRRAEQDGAGGLTDTTLYARAKGGVSGGTIDSMRLLLQEAGESREARRVLRDPESLSGGFRGAPGQEDVARPFVDAGTGRWVVPFFMGPYNTRVVRRSHALRGAAYGPRFRYRELIATSRGPGGAVRATAMTAGLGALAVGLSTPGLRRVVDRLLPAPGEGPSEESRSAGWFRMRTVTTTEDGSRYAATVAASGDPGYAATSVMLGQSALVLLASRRAGRPGEGGVLTPAVALGDDLVEALIRQDFTLEVERLRP; encoded by the coding sequence ATGGCCTCCCGGTCGCACGTCGTCGTGTCCACGGTCGGGCCCTACCAGCGCCACGGCCTACCGCTGGTCGAGGCGTGCGCCCGCGCCGGGACCGACTACGCCGACCTCACGGGCGAGGTGCTCTTCGTGCGGGAGGCGATCGACCGCGCCCACGACCAGGCCCGGGCGACTGGCGCCCGCATCGTCGTCTCCTGCGGCTTCGACTCCGTGCCGTCCGACCTCGCCGTGCACCTGCTCCACCGGCGTGCCGAGCAGGACGGGGCCGGCGGGCTGACCGACACCACGCTCTACGCACGGGCCAAGGGCGGGGTGAGCGGGGGCACCATCGACTCCATGCGACTGCTGCTGCAGGAGGCGGGCGAGAGTCGCGAGGCCCGCCGGGTCCTGCGTGACCCGGAGTCGCTGTCCGGCGGCTTCCGCGGGGCGCCCGGTCAGGAGGACGTCGCCCGTCCCTTCGTCGACGCGGGCACCGGGCGCTGGGTCGTCCCGTTCTTCATGGGTCCGTACAACACGCGAGTGGTGCGGCGTTCGCACGCGCTCCGGGGCGCCGCCTACGGGCCGCGGTTCCGCTACCGCGAGCTCATCGCGACCAGCCGGGGCCCCGGCGGGGCCGTGCGGGCGACGGCGATGACGGCCGGGCTCGGCGCGCTCGCCGTCGGTCTCAGCACGCCCGGCCTGCGCCGGGTCGTCGACCGCCTGCTCCCGGCACCCGGCGAGGGGCCGTCCGAGGAGTCGCGCTCGGCGGGCTGGTTCCGCATGCGCACCGTCACCACCACGGAGGACGGCAGCCGGTATGCCGCCACGGTCGCCGCCTCCGGCGACCCCGGGTATGCCGCCACCTCGGTCATGCTCGGACAGTCCGCGCTGGTGCTCCTGGCCTCGCGACGGGCGGGACGCCCGGGTGAGGGCGGGGTGCTCACGCCGGCGGTGGCGCTGGGCGACGACCTGGTCGAGGCCCTGATCCGGCAGGACTTCACCCTGGAGGTCGAGCGGCTGCGGCCGTGA
- a CDS encoding VOC family protein: MITNVSLVTVWVADLEESLAFYTDVLGFEKGDDVQLGPDFRWLTVVHPTQPELHLHLTTPGEPLSPELVEAMRRAQAEGGLPGVGLNVDDCRATHADLVAKGVEFLQEPTERPYGVEALMRDNSGNWMVLVERREFDPSTMTREDLA, from the coding sequence ATGATCACCAACGTCTCCCTCGTCACCGTCTGGGTCGCCGACCTGGAGGAGTCCCTCGCCTTCTACACCGACGTCCTCGGCTTCGAGAAGGGCGACGACGTGCAGCTCGGCCCCGACTTCCGCTGGCTGACCGTCGTGCACCCCACCCAGCCCGAGCTGCACCTGCACCTGACCACCCCCGGCGAGCCGCTGTCCCCCGAGCTGGTCGAGGCGATGCGCCGCGCCCAGGCCGAGGGCGGCCTGCCAGGGGTCGGGCTGAACGTCGACGACTGCCGGGCGACGCACGCCGACCTGGTGGCCAAGGGGGTCGAGTTCCTCCAGGAGCCGACGGAGCGTCCCTACGGGGTCGAGGCCCTCATGCGTGACAACTCGGGCAACTGGATGGTGCTGGTGGAGCGCCGGGAGTTCGACCCGTCCACGATGACCCGGGAGGACCTGGCCTGA
- a CDS encoding helix-turn-helix domain-containing protein translates to MQPGRVPGDVLIHLRRARDHIDRHFREPVDLATLAGIAGLSKYHFLRLFSRTYGRTPGVYLSERRVERAQDLLRATNLTVTEVCHAVGFSSLGSFSSRFRQVTGESPSQFQARYAVGGAPRIPGCHVFMRGLAERAGEPGPRGPDPMSAIEEKPGVGGDV, encoded by the coding sequence ATGCAGCCAGGTCGGGTCCCGGGGGACGTCCTGATCCACCTGCGGCGGGCGCGGGACCACATCGACCGGCACTTTCGCGAGCCGGTGGACCTCGCCACGCTGGCCGGGATCGCGGGGCTGAGCAAGTACCACTTCCTGCGGCTGTTCAGCCGGACCTACGGCCGCACCCCGGGGGTCTACCTCTCCGAGCGACGGGTCGAGCGGGCGCAGGACCTGCTGCGGGCGACCAACCTCACCGTCACCGAGGTGTGCCACGCGGTGGGGTTCAGCAGCCTGGGGTCCTTCAGCAGCCGCTTCCGGCAGGTCACGGGGGAGAGTCCGAGCCAGTTCCAGGCGAGGTATGCGGTCGGTGGCGCGCCCCGCATCCCCGGCTGCCACGTCTTCATGCGGGGGCTGGCGGAGCGCGCGGGCGAGCCGGGTCCCCGAGGGCCCGACCCGATGAGCGCAATCGAGGAGAAGCCAGGTGTCGGTGGCGACGTCTAG
- a CDS encoding SigE family RNA polymerase sigma factor yields MRQTHEQEFANFFDDASPRLLAAAWFLTGDRHAAEDLAQEALARTYARWGRVRTGEPLAFARRVLANLHTDRWRKHRREVLTDDLPEGSHGSDPQTVDLVRALTTLAPRERECVVLRHYLDLSERQTAETLGVSVGTVKSYTMHGLRKLRIQLVEGEQTHV; encoded by the coding sequence ATGCGGCAGACGCACGAGCAGGAGTTCGCGAACTTCTTCGACGACGCCTCCCCGCGGCTGCTCGCCGCCGCCTGGTTCCTCACCGGTGACCGGCACGCGGCCGAGGACCTGGCCCAGGAGGCGTTGGCCCGCACCTACGCCCGGTGGGGCCGCGTGCGGACGGGGGAGCCCCTGGCCTTCGCACGCCGGGTGCTGGCCAACCTGCACACCGACCGCTGGCGCAAGCACCGGCGCGAGGTGCTCACCGACGACCTGCCGGAGGGGTCGCACGGGAGCGACCCGCAGACCGTCGACCTCGTGCGGGCGCTGACCACGCTGGCCCCGCGCGAGCGTGAGTGCGTGGTGCTCCGGCACTACCTCGACCTGTCCGAGAGGCAGACCGCCGAGACCCTCGGCGTCAGCGTCGGGACCGTCAAGAGCTACACGATGCACGGGCTGCGCAAGTTGCGCATCCAGCTGGTGGAAGGGGAGCAGACCCATGTCTGA